The Methylosinus sp. PW1 region ACCATTGTCTCGTTGACGGTCACGCCTATGGTCTGCGCATGGTTCCCCGGCGCGACGCATGCTCGACCTTCGAGAAGCGGCGAGCGGAAAGGGTTCCTCGCACGGACAGAAGCGTTCTATCTCCAGAGCCTGCGGTCGATGATCGCGCATCCCTGGCTCGGACCGGCGGCGGTGGTCGTCAGCATCGTCGCGACGATTTATCTGTACGGCGTCATCCCAAAGGGAAACCTGCCGCCGGACGACACAGGGCTAATCAATGCGACGACGGAGGTCTCCGCCGACACCTCATTCGTCGAAATGGCGCGGCTACAAAAGGTCGTGGCCGAGATCGTGGCGTCCGATCCAGATGTCGTCACTGTCGGCTCGTCGATCGGAGGCTCCTCTGGTCTCACCTCGTCGACCAATCAGGGACGGATGTATATCGGCCTGAGACCGGCGAGCGAGCGCAATGTCACGACTTTCGAGGTGATCGCGCGATTGAGGCGCCAGCTGACCGAAGTCACGGGGATGAGCGTTTTCCTGGTCCCGGCGCAGGACATAAGAGTTGGCGGACGGCAGAGCAAAGGCCAATATCAATTCACCCTCTGGGACTCGGCTGTCGATGAATTGAACGAATGGACGCCGAAAGTCGTCCAACGGCTGCGCGCCATTCCGGAGATCGTCGACGTTTCGACCGACAGGCAATCCGGAGCCTTGAAGGGCGACATTATTATCGATCGCGTGGCGGCGTCGCGGCTCGGCATTTCGATTTCCGCGATCGATGCGGCGCTCAACAGCTATTTCGGCCAGAGGCAGGACAATCTGATCTATACGCAGCGCAATCAGTATCGCGTGATCATGGAGGCGCTGCCCGCACGGCAACGTGATCCGAGCGATCTCTCGCAGATTTATGTATCGAGCGCGAATGGGACGCAGGCGCCGCTCACCGCGGTCGCGCGAATAGAGCGGGGATCGACGCCTCTGGTCGTGAACCATCAGGGCGTCGTTCCAGCTGTAACGATCTCTTATAATATCGCGCCGGGGCACACTCTCGACGCGGCGACATCGGCGGTGCGGCGCGCCGCCGACGAAATGCAGCTCCCGAATGGGCTGAGAGCAGATTTTTCCGGTGACGCAGCCGATTTTCGGACGGTCGCGAACGGCATGGCCAAGCTCATTCTGCTGTCGCTATTGTGCGTCTATACCATACTCGGCGTTCTCTACGAGAGCTTCATACATCCGATCACGATCATATCCACATTGCCGTCCGCCGGTCTCGGAGCGCTGCTGGCGCTCCGAGCCTTCGACATCGAGTTCACCGTCATCGCCTTCATCGGGATTCTGCTGCTGATCGGCGTCGTCAAGAAGAACGGCATCATGCTCGTCGATTTCGCGCTACAGGCCGAGAGAGAGAAGAGACTGAGCCGCGAGGAGGCCGTGCTGCTCGCAGCGAAGGAGCGTTTACGGCCGATTCTGATGACGACATTCGCCGCCATGCTCGGCGCGCTGCCTCTCGCCATGGCCACCGGAATTGGCGCGGAGATGCGCCGACCTCTCGGGGTGACGATCGTCGGAGGGCTGGCGCTCAGCCAGATTCTGACGCTCTATACGACGCCGGTCATCTATCTTCTCATGAGCCGGTTTCATAGAAAGCGCGAGCGCGCCTTTCCGCCGCCAGGCCGCGCCAGTTCGCCGAACGCAGGCGCCGCTCGCCGCGAAGCTCCACAAGGCAAAAAGCTGCGAGAGGTTGATCCGGAGACGTGTAGCTCAGAGCCGAATGTCCCGAGCTTCACCGGGCGTTCGCGACGCCGCCGGCTTTCGACTTCGCCTCCGTGAAATCCAGCACGCCGCCATTCGCGCCATCGCCGAAGCGAAAGGCTGCGTCCTTGGAAAGATAGGCGCTCAATCGTCCATTGCTGTCCGAGACGAACCATGCGCGATCGGCAAATATCTCGACGCCGCTTACACGATCGAAGGCGTAGATCGCGCGCGCTGCCCGGCCTTGGCGCTCGAGCTCGGCGAGCGCGCGCAAAGCGCTCGCGAGGGAGGCGTATCTGCGCGCTCGGCCTTCGTCTTTCAGCCACAGCTCGGCGGACTGCGAGACGTCTTCGATCTGCTGTCCCGTGGACGCGTCCGTGACGACCGGCGGAGGGGCGTCTGCCGCGAGCAGAGCTTCATAATCGAGACCGGCTTCTTTCGACGCTCGCCGGATAAAGGCGTCGTCGATGAATGCGTCGAGATCGAGCCCCGTGTCGGCGCGCTTGAGCAGGCGCAGCGTGTCGATCGACGTCGCGACATCCTGTCGAAACTCTGCTTTCCATGCGAGGGCGCGCGTCTGCAATCCGAAGGGACCATGGAAAAGATAGACGACCGGCGCGTCCACGCCCGTCACCTTGGCGATCAATTCGCTGTATCTCTCCGGTTCCGCCGTGAGCAGCCGCGTCGCTTCGATCACGGCGCGGAGATAGGCGACCACGACTTCGGGATATCGATCGGCGTATTCGGCGTCGACGAGCGCGCCGTGAAACGTCGGCACGCCCGCCTGCGCGCCGTCGAAGATTTTTCGCGCCACGCCGCGATAGGGAAACAGCTCGGCAAAAGGCGCGAAATCGGCGTGGGCGTCGATCTGCCCGCTCTGCAACGCCGAGCCCGCCACCTCGGGCGCCTGCGCGATGATCTTCACATCCTTGTCCGGATTCCAGCCGAGATCGGCGATCGCGCGCAACAACATGCCATGCGCGGTCGAGGCGAAGGGAACCGATATCGTCTTTCCCTTCAGATCGGAGAGAGATTGCGCGTGGGACCCGGTCGGCACGACGACGCCATTGCCGCTGCCGCGCACGCTGCCCGACAAGACGGCGATGAACTTGCTGCGCTTGCCGGCCTTCTTGAAGGCGACGCCGTTGAGCGCTCCGGGGAAATCCGCCATCACGCCGAAGTCGAGCTTGCCCGCGACCATCTCATTGGTGATGGGCGCGCCGCTCGTGAAGTTCCTCCACTGAACGTCATAGGTCGCGCCCTTGTACTTTCCGTCGCGCGGCAGATAGCGATCCAGAAGGCCGAGCTCGCGAATGAGCAGTCCGCCGGCCGCGCAATTGATCGTCGTATCCTGCACGCCGATCGCGATGCGGATCGTCTCCGCGGCCAACGGATTCGACAGCGCCACGAGGAAAGTCGGCAGCAGCCACAGGCGCAATATCCGCATGTCGGTCTCGTCCTTCGTTTGCGCGCCCGCGCGCCTCGCGTTTCTCAATGCTCGCGCCGCCACGGCATGACGAGCGCGCCGAGGACTCGCACGGCGGCGCTGCTCGCCCAGCCGAGAGCGCCGATGATCAGCATCCCGACCACGATGTCCGGGTAATTTTGAAGCGTGTAGGATTCCCAAGTGTAGTAGCCGACCCCGAGCTGTCCCGAGATCATTTCCGCAGTCACCAGACAAAACCAGGATGTTCCCATGCCGATCGAGAGCCCGGTGAAGACGCCGGGCAGAGCGCCTGGTAGAATGACCTCGCGGATGATCGTCGCTTCGCGCGCGCCGAGCGAGCGCGCCGAAGCGATCAGCCGGCCATCCACCTCGCGGATCGCATCTATGGAATTGAGCAGGATCGGGAACAATGCGCCGGTGAAGGTGATGAAGATCATCGAGGCTTCCGACGACGGAAACATCAGAATAGCGAGCGGTATCCAGGCGACGGCGGGAATGGGCCGCGCCAGCTCCAACGCCGGCAGCAAGAGGTCTTCGAGCAAGCGTTTGCGCGCGATCGCCACGCCCAGCGCCACTCCGACGACCGCCGCCAGCAGATAGCCGGCGAGCACGCGGGCGACGCTCGCCTCGATATGCGACAGGAGCTTTCCCGAGGAAATAAGCTCGAGGAACGCCTCCGCGACCTCGGTGGGCGCGGGAAGGAAGGCGAAGGAAACGAAGGGTAGCCGGAGCTTGGCGGCCGACGCGAATTGCCAGAGCAGGATGAGAGCGCCGATCGAAAAGACGCGCAAGGCCCATCGGCGCGAGGGAGGAGACGCGCGAGAAGACACGGCTGCGCCGGCCTCGCCGCCATCCTTCGGCGCGCTGTGCGACAGTGTGCGCGCATCGGTCATGGGAGCGCGTCCGATTTCTCGAAGGCGCGGCGGCTTTCCCGCCGGATCAGCTCGAGACAGCGCGCCTTGGCCTCGATGAAGTCCGCGCTCGCATAGATCTCCCGTGGCCGGGGGCGCGGCAGCTCGACCCTCAGATCGAGCAGGACTCGCCCCGGCGCTGCGCTCAGGACGACGACCCGATCGCCGAGAAACAAGGCCTCGTCCACATCATGCGTGACGAAAACGACCGTGTTGCCGACCTCGCGCCATTGCTCGAGGAGATGTTCCTGCATCAGCGCTCTCGTTTGCGCGTCGAGGGCGCCGAAGGGCTCGTCCATCAGCAGCACGGCCGGGCGATTGACGAGCGCACGAGCGATGGCGACGCGTTGCTGCATGCCGCCGGAGAGCTTCGCCGGATAGTCCTGCGCGAAGCGCGCGAGCCCGACCGTGGCCAGATAGTCGCGGGCGGCGCGGCGCGCTTCGGCGCGCGAGGCGCCCTGCATGCGCAGGCCGAAGGCGACATTGTCCTGCGCCGTCTTCCACGGAAAAAGCGAATAGTGCTGAAACACTATGCCTCGGTCGGGTCCTGGCCCGCGCACGGTCGCGCCGTCGACCGCGACCTTGCCGGCGGAGGGAGCGACGAAGCCGCCGATCGCGTTGAGCGCCGTCGATTTGCCGCAGCCCGAAGGGCCGAGCAGGCAGAGGAATTCGCCGGGCTCGATCGTGAGGCTCAGCTCAAAGAGACCGGCACCCTCTCCAAAAGAAACCGAGACTCCTTTTAATTCGATGCGCCCCCTTCCCGCCCCTGGCTGCGGCGATGAAAGTCGAGCGTCGTCGGCCGGGCTCGGATTGCCGCTGGTCTGAAGCATATAAAAAATATAGACTAAAAGGCGGAGAAAAGGCAACGCGCCCGGCGCGGCCCGCAAAAAACGAGAAGGGGGCCGAGTGAGCCATATCGACGACGCCGACGCTGTCTATGACGCCGATGTGCTCGTCATAGGGGGCGGAACCGCCGGCCCGCTCGCCGCCTATAAGGCGAAGGCGGCGAATCCGGCGCTGAAGGTCGTTCTGCTGGAGAAGGCCAATGTGAAGCGTTCCGGCGCGATCGCGATCGGCATGGACGGACTCAACAACGCCGTCATCCCGGGTTTCGCCAGCCCCGAGCAATATGTCCGCGAGATCACCATAGCGAACGACGGGATCGTCTATCAGAAGGCGCTGCTCGCCTATGCCGAGCGCTCCTTCGACATGATCTGCGAGCTCGACCGTTGGGGCGTCAAATTCCTGAAGGACGAGAACGGCGATTACGACGTGAAGAAGGTCCATCATCTGGGGACCTATGTGCTGCCGATGCCGGAAGGCGGCTCGGTCAAGAAAATTCTCTACAGGCAATTGCGCAAGGCGCAGGTGCTGATCTCCAACCGCTTCATGGCGACGCGCCTGCTCACGGCGAAGGACGGACGCGTCGCGGGCGCGATCGCCGTCAACAGCCGCAGCGCGGAACTGCTGGTCATTCGCGCCAAGGCGGTGATTCTCGCGGCCGGCGCCGCGGGGCGTCTCGGCCTGCCGGCCTCCGGCTATCTCTGGGGAACCTATGAGAACCCCGCCAATTCCGGCGATGGCTATGCGATGGCGTTCCACGCGGGCGCCGAATTGACCAATCTCGAATGCTTCCAGATCAATCCGCTCATCAAGGACTATAATGGCCCGGCCTGCGCCTATGTCGGCGGACCATTCGGCGCCTATACGGCGAACAGCCATGGCGAGCGCTTCATCGAATCCGACTATTGGTCGGGACAGATGATGCTGGAGTTCTACCGCGAGCTGCAGAGCGGGAGCGGCCCGGTGTTTCTCAAATTCGATCATCTCGCGCCCGAGACCATCGCCGAGATCGAAGGGATTCTGCACGAGGTCGAACGTCCCTCGCGCAAGCAATTTCACGCGGGGCGCGGCGCCGACTATCGCCGCGACATGGTCGAGATGCACATATCGGAGATCGGATTCTGCTCCGGCCACAGCGCCTCGGGCGTGTGGGTCGACGAATTCGCGCGCACGACGGTCCAGGGCCTCTATGCGGCCGGCGACATGGCGAGCGTCCCGCATAATTATATGCTCGGGGCCTTCGTCAATGGCGCGATCGCGGGAGAACATGCCGCGGGATATGCGCGCGAGGTCGATCTCGCCGATTGCGATCCGGCGCAGATCGAAGCCGAGCGCGCACGGACGCGGGCGCCGCTGCGCAATGAGAAGGGCCTGCCGGCGAATCAGGTCGAATATAAGATACGGCGCTTCGTCAATGATTATCTCCAGCCCCCGAAGTCCCCACGCAAATATGAGATCGCGCAGAAGCGCTTCGCCGAAATTCGCGCGGATTTGCAACGCCTCGTCGCGCGCGACGCACATGAGCTCATGCGGGCGCTCGAGGTGCATTCGATCCTCGATTGCGCGGAGATGGCGGCGGCCGCCTCGCTCTATCGCAAGGAGAGCCGCTGGGGCCTGTATCATTATCGTCTCGACTATCCGGATCGCAACGACGAGGATTGGTTCTGCCATGTGCAGCTCTATAAGGATGCGAAGGGCGCCATCGCTTGTCGCAGGCGTGCGGTCGATCCTTATATCGTGCCGGTGGAGGCGACGGAGCGCGACGCCTATAACCGTCTGCGCATAGAAGCGCGAAGCTGAGGCCTTCCATGTCTTTCGCCGAGAACCCTTCCGAATTTCCCGTGAAGGTCGACCTCGAGAAGTGCATCGCCGACAAGGGCTGCACCATCTGCGTCGACGTCTGTCCGCTCGACGTTCTGCGCATCGATCCGGCGACGGGAAAAGCGCATATGAAATATGACGAATGCTGGTATTGCCTGCCCTGCGAGCTCGACTGCCCGACGAAGGCGATCACCGTGTCGATTCCCTATCTTCTGCGGTGACGGCGATGGCGCGCGACGGCATTTTCGAAGAACAAGGAATCGATCTCACCGACATCGCCGAGCGTTTCGGAAGCGAGGATGCGGATGAGCGACGCATTGCGATCATGGATCTCGCCGAGAGCGGCGAGCCGGCGGGCGAAGCGCTGCTCATCCAGGCGTTGCGCGATCCGCATCCGGGCGTGAGGCGGGCGGCGGCCGGGGGGCTCGAGCAATTCGACGGGGCGCCGGCGGCGCACGCTCTGGCGGCCGCCCTTCTCGACGCGGACGCCGAGGTCGCCGCCGCGGCCGACGCCAGCCTCCGTCAGTTTCGTACGCCGGAGACGGCGCCGCCCCTTCTCGCGCTCGTCGGTCATGAGCGGGCGGCCGTTCGTGCTGCAGCCTGGCGGGGCTTGCGCGGTCTGCGCGTCGCGGCGACGCTGACGCCCGCCCTACGAGCGCTCGAGGATGAGGACGCCCAGGTGCGGCGGGAGGCGATCGGCGCGCTGGCCTATTTGAAGGACGAGACGACGACGCCGGCGCTGATCCACGCCGTCCGCGACGATCATTTCGACGTGAGGCGGGCCGCTCTGGCGGCCCTCGCCTTCGCGCCGGCGCCGGCCATTCTCGAGGCGATACTCATCGGTCTCGACGACTCGCATTGGCGCGTGCGCGAGGCGGCCGCCGTTCTCGCCGGAAAGGCGCGGGCCACGGGCGCCGAGGCGGGCCTCATTCAGGCGCTGTCGGACGAGAGCTGGCAGGTCGCCCTCGAGGCGGCCCGCTCTCTCGGACGCACGGCGGCGGTCGGAGCGATTGCGGCGCTCGGCGCGCTGGCGACGCATGCCGTGAGCAATCTGCGCAAGGAAGTCGCCGCCGCGCTCGGCGAAATCCGCCACGCCGACGCTCTGCCCATCCTCGGGCGCCTGGCCGAAGATCCGGACCCCGACGTGCGCAAGATCGCCCGTTGGTCGATCCATCTCATCGACTCCTCCGCGCGCTGAGGCGTCCGCCTCAGAGACGGCTCAACGATTCGAGATGCGGCGTCGGGAAAGGCTGGAGCTTTTCGAACGCCCTCGCGAGACGCAGCACCGTCGCGTCGCCGAATTGCGGCCCCACGATATGGATCCCGACCGGCAGGCCATTATTGTCGAAGCCCGCGGGCGCGGAGGCGGCCGGCTGCTGCGTGATGTTGAAGGGGAAGGCGAAGGGCGTCTCCGGCGCCGTTCCGACGCGCGGAACGGGCTTGGACTGCACGGGCGTGACCAGCAGATCGTATTTCTCGTGGAACCGGCGCAACTGAATGCCGAGCTCTGTGCGCCGCTCATTGGCCTCGACGACCTCCGCGAGCGTTTGGCGCTCCAGCCGCTCGACGCGCTTGCGTATCCCCGGATCGATGAGGTCCAGTCCGGCGTCGCCGATGTCGCGGCGCAGGCGGATCGCCCGCTCGGCGTTGATCGCGTCGATGATCGCCGACGGGTCCGAGAAGCCTGGATCGGCCTCCTCGACGATGACGCCGAGCTCGGCGAGGCGCGCCACTGCGCGGTCGACGACAGCCGCCACGCCCGGATCGACCTGGATATAGCCGAGCGTGCGGCTATAGGCGACCCGCAGTCCCTTCACGCCGCCGTCGAGGCCGGCGGTCCAATCGCGCCCGTCGCTCGGCAGGCTCGTCCAGTCGCGCGCATCCGGCTGGGCGATGACGTTCAGCAGCAGGGCGGCGTCGGTCACGGTGCGCGTGATGGGGCCGATATGGAACAGCGAGCCATTGTGCGGATAGCCGGCGACGCGGCCGAAGGTCGGCTTGAAGCCGAAAACGCCATTGATCGCCGCGGGATTGCGGATGGAGCCGCCGCCATCCGTCGCCACCTGCAACGGCCCGAGGCCGAGAGCGGCCGCGACGCCGGCGCCGCCGCTGCTGCCGCCGCTCACATATTGCCGATCCCAGGCGTTGGGCGTCACGCCCGCGAGCTTGGTCTCCGTGAGGCCTTTGAGGCCGAACTCGGCCGTCTGGGTCTTGCCCAGTATGACGGCGCCCGATTCGCGAAGGCGCGCCGCGGGCGGGGAATCGGCCTGTTGCACCGTGTCCGGCGTCGCGAGGCTGCCCTTGCGTGTCGGAAAGCCCTTCACATTGAGCAGATCCTTGAAGCCGACGGGAATTCCGTCGAGGAGCCCGAGCGGCGCCCCCTTCGCCCAGCGCGCCTCGGAGGCCTTGGCCTGCGCCAGCGCCCCTTCTGCGTCGACAGCGCGATAGGCGTTGAAATGCGGCTGCAGCTCGGCGATCCGCCTCAACGTCGCCGCCGCGACCTCGACGGGCGAGATGGCCTTCGAACGATAGGCGGCGATCAGCTCGCTCGCTGAAACCTGCGTCAGATCTTGCGGCACGGAACCACGACTCCATCCATTCAGTCTATCTTATTTGTAGATTGTGAAGCGGGTCAATCCGAACGCGCGCCGTCGATCGATAAATCCGGGCTCCCCCTCCTCGCCGCGACGGCGGCAGGCCCCAATGCCGCAAAGACTCGGCCGCGTCCCGATGCGTGGACATGCGACATTCAGGATTTGCCAGCACGGCTTCGCGACAGCCGGTCGATGAGGACATAGACGACCGGGGTGGTGTATAAAGTGAGCAGCAAGCTCGAAAGAATGCCCCCGGCGATCGATATTCCCAGCGGCTGGCGAATTTCGGCGCCCTCCCCATTGCCGAGCGCCAGGGGCAGAGCGCTGAAAAAGGCGATTGCCGTCGTCATCATGATCGGCCGAAGACGTTCCACGCAGGCGAGCTCTATTGCTCGCGCCGCGTCGAGGCCGGTAGAGCGCTGCGTCGCGAGCGCGACGTCGATCATCATGATCGCGTTCTTCATCGCCACGCCGGTCAACATGAGCAGCCCGATCATGGCGAATAGCGACAGCTCGGTCTTCGTCGACATGAGCGCGAGCGCGGCGCCGACGCCAGCGGATGGAAGCGTCGACAAGATCGTTATCGGATGGAGGTAGCTCTCGTAGAGCACGCCGAGGATGATGTACACCGTCGCGATTGCTCCGAAGATCAGAAATCCGTAGCTTCCAAATATCCCTTCGAACGGGCCTGTCGGCGTGTACAGCTCGCCATGAACCGATAGCGGAGCCCCGATGCTCGCCAAAGTCTCACGAATGAAGGACGCCGCGCCGGCGACAGATTCGGTCGGAGGAAGGCTGAATGAGATCCCGACCGACGCCGATCCCGCCCAGTGATTGACGGCGATCGGCGCGAGGACCGGAGTGAGCCGTCCGAGCTGCGCGAGCGGGGCCGCGCGGGCGGGCGCTCGGGCCGCCGGCGTCGCGCCACGGCTCTCGACGCCCGATCCCGAGCCAGGAGGAACGAAAAAGAAATTCTCGAGCGATCGCGGCCGAGCGGCGAATTGGGGAGCGAGCTCCATGACCACGTGATATTGATTGTGCGCCGCATAGAGTGTCGACACATGACGCTGGCCGAAGGCGTCGTAGAGCTCATTGTCGATATCGGCGGCAGTGAGATTGAGGCGCGCGGCGGCGACGCGGTCGATCTCGAGCCGCGTCTGAAGGCTCTTGTCTTGCTGATCGGAGACGACATCGAGCAGCCGACCGCTGGCCGCGAGAGCCTCTGTCAGCCGTGACGCCCAAAAGCGTAGCGCGCCGAGATCGTCGGACTTCAAAATATAGGTGTAATTCGCCGTTCCCGACGCGACGGTGAAAGCGAGATCCTGAACGGATCGAAGCGCGATGGTCGCTCCGCTTATTTGCCGCAAGGGAGCGCGCAATCGTGCGATCACCTCATCGGCCGACACGCGTCGCGTCCCGCGTGGCTTCAGCCAGACCAGAAGGTCCGCGCGATTGTTGGACGTCGGCCCATTGAGATTTCCGCCGATCGTTCCAGTCGCAGCGAAGACGTCCGGATCTTTCTGCAGGACTCCGATCGTCTGCTCGAGCTTGCGCGTCATCACTGCGTAGGAGGCGCTCTGATCGGCGATGATCGTGCCGCGCACGCGTCCCGTGTCCTGGAAGGGAAACAGGCTCTTCGGGATTGCCGCGAAGAGGTAGAGGTTGAGCAGGATGACGCTGCTCAACGCCGCCATTGTCGACGCCGGACGCGCGATCATCGCGGAAAGCGAATATGAATAGGCCTTCGTCAAGCAACCCCACAGACGCTCGCTGGTTCTGGCGTCCTGCGCGCGCATGCGGAGAACATGGCCGCATAACATCGGGGTCGTCGTGAGGGACAGAACCATCGAGACGACGATCGCAACCGTCAGCACGATTGCGAATTCACGCAACATGCGTCCGATGACGCCGTCGAGAAACGACACTGGCAGAAAGACCGCGACGAGCGAGAGGCTCATCGCAATGATCGTGAAGGCCGCCTCTCGCACGCTCTCCATCGCTGCGTCGAACGGACGCGCCCCGGCCTCGATGCGGCGCATCGCGCATTCGACGACGACGATCGCGTCATCGACGATCACGCCTGTCGCGATGGTGAGCGCCATCAGCGACAAATTGTTGATCGAATAGCCGAAAGCGTACATGAGCGCGAAGGTCGTCGACAATGTCGCCGGGATCGTGATGGTGGAGATCAGCGTCACCTTCACATCGCGCAGAAACAGGAAGACGACCACGACGACGAGGACGATGGCGATCAGCAGGGCGAGCTCGAGCTCGTACAGCGAATTGCGGATCGTGAGCGTCCTGTCTTGAACGACGTCGATCTGCAGATCGCTCGGCAGCGCATGGGAGAGGGCGGGCAGCAGCGCGCGCACGCGATCGACGGTCTCGACCATATTCGCGCCCGGCTGGCGATAGAGAATGATCTGGACCGCGGGCGCGCCGTTGCAAAGGCCCATGGTGCGCAGATCCTCGACCGAATCGGCGACGTCGGCGATGTCCGCGAGACGAACCGGTCCGCCATTGCGGGTCGCGACAATGATGTCTCGGTAATCGGCAGCCTTGAAAATCTGGTCGTTCGCGTAGATCTGCAGCCGGCTCTCATTGGAGTCCAACGCCCCCTTCGGATGGCTGACATTCGCAGCGGCGATCGCCGCTCGAACGTCTTCGAGCGCTACTCCATATTTCGCGGTGAGACTTGGGTTGAGCTCGATGCGAACGCCGGGAAGAGAGGCGCCGACGATCAGGACGCGCCCGACGCCGTCCACCTGCGCGAGCTTCTGCCGCAGAACGACAGTCGCGGCGTCGTAGATCGCGCTCTGGGACAGCTTGGACGAGGTCAAGGCCAGGATAAAGATCGGATTCTCGCCCGGATTGGCCTTGGTGTAAGTCGGATTGGCTCGCAACGTCGTCGGCAAATCGACTCGCGCCGAATTGATCGCGGCCTGAACGTCGCGCGCGGCGCCGTCCACGCTGCGGGCGAGCCCGAATTCGAGGAAGACCGATGACATGCCGGAGATGCTGGACGATGAAATTTCCCGAACGTCGGCGATCCGGCCCAAGTGACGTTCGAGCGGCGTCGCCACGGAGGAGGCCATCGTCTCCGGCCCCGCGCCCGGCAGGGTCGCTGTGACATAGATCGTCGGATAGTCGACCTGCGGGAAGGGCGCGATCGACAAATAGAAATATGCGCTCAGACCCAGCAGCATGCAGCCGAGGGTCAGGAGCGTCGTCGCCACGGGCCGGGTGATCGCTTTTTGAAGAAAATCCATTGTCGAAAACAGAAACGCGGCGGCGAACTGTGAAGACTTATGGCATTTCGCCGCTCGTGCTTC contains the following coding sequences:
- a CDS encoding fumarate reductase/succinate dehydrogenase flavoprotein subunit, translated to MSHIDDADAVYDADVLVIGGGTAGPLAAYKAKAANPALKVVLLEKANVKRSGAIAIGMDGLNNAVIPGFASPEQYVREITIANDGIVYQKALLAYAERSFDMICELDRWGVKFLKDENGDYDVKKVHHLGTYVLPMPEGGSVKKILYRQLRKAQVLISNRFMATRLLTAKDGRVAGAIAVNSRSAELLVIRAKAVILAAGAAGRLGLPASGYLWGTYENPANSGDGYAMAFHAGAELTNLECFQINPLIKDYNGPACAYVGGPFGAYTANSHGERFIESDYWSGQMMLEFYRELQSGSGPVFLKFDHLAPETIAEIEGILHEVERPSRKQFHAGRGADYRRDMVEMHISEIGFCSGHSASGVWVDEFARTTVQGLYAAGDMASVPHNYMLGAFVNGAIAGEHAAGYAREVDLADCDPAQIEAERARTRAPLRNEKGLPANQVEYKIRRFVNDYLQPPKSPRKYEIAQKRFAEIRADLQRLVARDAHELMRALEVHSILDCAEMAAAASLYRKESRWGLYHYRLDYPDRNDEDWFCHVQLYKDAKGAIACRRRAVDPYIVPVEATERDAYNRLRIEARS
- a CDS encoding ABC transporter permease, with the protein product MTDARTLSHSAPKDGGEAGAAVSSRASPPSRRWALRVFSIGALILLWQFASAAKLRLPFVSFAFLPAPTEVAEAFLELISSGKLLSHIEASVARVLAGYLLAAVVGVALGVAIARKRLLEDLLLPALELARPIPAVAWIPLAILMFPSSEASMIFITFTGALFPILLNSIDAIREVDGRLIASARSLGAREATIIREVILPGALPGVFTGLSIGMGTSWFCLVTAEMISGQLGVGYYTWESYTLQNYPDIVVGMLIIGALGWASSAAVRVLGALVMPWRREH
- a CDS encoding ABC transporter ATP-binding protein, encoding MLQTSGNPSPADDARLSSPQPGAGRGRIELKGVSVSFGEGAGLFELSLTIEPGEFLCLLGPSGCGKSTALNAIGGFVAPSAGKVAVDGATVRGPGPDRGIVFQHYSLFPWKTAQDNVAFGLRMQGASRAEARRAARDYLATVGLARFAQDYPAKLSGGMQQRVAIARALVNRPAVLLMDEPFGALDAQTRALMQEHLLEQWREVGNTVVFVTHDVDEALFLGDRVVVLSAAPGRVLLDLRVELPRPRPREIYASADFIEAKARCLELIRRESRRAFEKSDALP
- a CDS encoding ferredoxin family protein, with product MSFAENPSEFPVKVDLEKCIADKGCTICVDVCPLDVLRIDPATGKAHMKYDECWYCLPCELDCPTKAITVSIPYLLR
- a CDS encoding efflux RND transporter permease subunit, with product MNFSALFIHRPVATTLLAAALFLVGAVGYAFLPVASLPAVDMPIIGVGAFRPGADSSTMAASVAAPLERRLATISGLTELTSSSSPSSTQITLQFDMNRNIDAAARDVQAALNAAATDLPADLSALPSFRKANAAASPILILALTSDTLPTTSLYDVADTVIAQRISRVPGVAEVKVAGAEQPAIRVQIDPARLATMGLGVDAVASAILSANVRSPLGAFDGATMSTTLGASDELSSPEEFRDIVLRAENGAVVKLRDVATVERGTRSRTTAGWFNGKPAVLLVITKQANANVVQVADRIKALLPELERWVPAGISIAIQSDRTVSIRASVNDVQHTLGISVALVMLVVFVFLKRATPVVAAGVTVPLSLVGTGAAMWLAGFSLDNISLMALTISVGFVVDDAIVMIENIASCSEKGMGRLEAALAGARQIGFTVIAISLSLVTVFIPLKFLDGPTGRILAEFAFTLSFAIAISTIVSLTVTPMVCAWFPGATHARPSRSGERKGFLARTEAFYLQSLRSMIAHPWLGPAAVVVSIVATIYLYGVIPKGNLPPDDTGLINATTEVSADTSFVEMARLQKVVAEIVASDPDVVTVGSSIGGSSGLTSSTNQGRMYIGLRPASERNVTTFEVIARLRRQLTEVTGMSVFLVPAQDIRVGGRQSKGQYQFTLWDSAVDELNEWTPKVVQRLRAIPEIVDVSTDRQSGALKGDIIIDRVAASRLGISISAIDAALNSYFGQRQDNLIYTQRNQYRVIMEALPARQRDPSDLSQIYVSSANGTQAPLTAVARIERGSTPLVVNHQGVVPAVTISYNIAPGHTLDAATSAVRRAADEMQLPNGLRADFSGDAADFRTVANGMAKLILLSLLCVYTILGVLYESFIHPITIISTLPSAGLGALLALRAFDIEFTVIAFIGILLLIGVVKKNGIMLVDFALQAEREKRLSREEAVLLAAKERLRPILMTTFAAMLGALPLAMATGIGAEMRRPLGVTIVGGLALSQILTLYTTPVIYLLMSRFHRKRERAFPPPGRASSPNAGAARREAPQGKKLREVDPETCSSEPNVPSFTGRSRRRRLSTSPP
- a CDS encoding ABC transporter substrate-binding protein, translating into MRILRLWLLPTFLVALSNPLAAETIRIAIGVQDTTINCAAGGLLIRELGLLDRYLPRDGKYKGATYDVQWRNFTSGAPITNEMVAGKLDFGVMADFPGALNGVAFKKAGKRSKFIAVLSGSVRGSGNGVVVPTGSHAQSLSDLKGKTISVPFASTAHGMLLRAIADLGWNPDKDVKIIAQAPEVAGSALQSGQIDAHADFAPFAELFPYRGVARKIFDGAQAGVPTFHGALVDAEYADRYPEVVVAYLRAVIEATRLLTAEPERYSELIAKVTGVDAPVVYLFHGPFGLQTRALAWKAEFRQDVATSIDTLRLLKRADTGLDLDAFIDDAFIRRASKEAGLDYEALLAADAPPPVVTDASTGQQIEDVSQSAELWLKDEGRARRYASLASALRALAELERQGRAARAIYAFDRVSGVEIFADRAWFVSDSNGRLSAYLSKDAAFRFGDGANGGVLDFTEAKSKAGGVANAR